One part of the Gossypium raimondii isolate GPD5lz chromosome 1, ASM2569854v1, whole genome shotgun sequence genome encodes these proteins:
- the LOC105786139 gene encoding uncharacterized protein LOC105786139 isoform X2, whose amino-acid sequence MTGALCHRQKKMMGRGADGGCGTEERLCRPISGVSSRRPVIQSETSEKQYDVGVDFFSQARKALCQRSPFDVPEGGSVSGLSVPTLPSGLASLLKQTDSRKKHKKSHSGADKKSSRQGEKAREASIWAETEVFFRDLALPDIDALFEIIPSRFLAARKKCFMIPYVGNVLTGNSNLYAEVDEKASVSSGENFNGVNENGNVDKEGKEVVRVEDWHLMEIDNVATQAQFSPKETAGHFFPDSTSSLEWLLGSRSRILLSSERPSKKRKLVGEDAGLEKILVARPCDGDSSLCHFCCTGDTGKGSNRLIVCSSCKVAVHQKCYGVQKDVDSSWLCSWCELTNDGDGTVKSCVLCPKQGGALKPVQKNDENGSSVEFAHLFCSYWMPEVYIEDLTKMEPIINAGGINDTRKKLVCNVCKVKNGACVRCSHGTCRTSFHPICAREARHRMEVWGRFGCDNIELRAFCSKHSEIHDKSSSPQHGELCASGTDSSITNQLSLQSMDNSQNSKISQSNGDKIAVGIEGLDDKSGDGELQEIDVSGTRSNAQVASECGEAQHLVDVGLLERTNDDEHSPFNSLNFAMILKKLIDRGKVNVKDIASEIGLSADSLSASLNNDSLAPDLQCKIVKWLSNHAYMGTSLKNIKVNIKSLISSKDETDETGMGISDDIMASKSDIADVVAVKPMPPWRRTKNNVRILRDNKILCSSDEATDDIGVVMDEVGVDLLAKEETNDLSKISILDATGRNSANPDVSQDSAERHFHTYEGNSTDLLNDSLHGKSQSERAMTPEKKTDQGNSIWSIVNPIIADLIRTEEFSNFYIHPYTQKQLLQMPNGLLCKNRVGAKEGDLSRLVASSNASVCCSHQSEHSMCNEKSCPVDDLELSVKARKLGALNFSPEDEVEGEIIFYQHRLLGNAVSRNHVTDNLVSRVAKSLPQEVEASRTKIWDTMLVNRYLYELREAKKQGRKERRHKEAQAVLAAATAAVAASSRISSRKDGLEDSSHQENVLKLNASVGRAGINSQTRAKDALSRNAVSRTPSEKYSDIVQSVTDFSKGHPRSCDICRRSETVLNPILVCSGCKVAVHLDCYRNVKESTGPWRCELCEELFSSRSSGAPSLNFWEKPYPAAECGLCGGTTGAFRKSVDGQWVHAFCAEWVLESTFRRGQVNPVEGMHLASRGVDVCCICCCKRGACIKCGYGHCQITFHPSCARSAGFCMNVKLGGGKLHHKAYCEQHSVEQRAKAETQKHGIEELKNMKQIRVELERLRLLCERIIKREKLKRELVLCSHEILACKRDHVTRAVLVHSPFFHPDVSSESATTSLKGHTDDNKSCSEAMRSDDVTVDSTLSVKHQAKVSVPVDNYQRTDDSSTSQSLFVRKPTERVPFSGKQIPHRYSLASRNALDNAEWNSKSRKPIETFEKELVMTSDEASMKNSRLPKGYCYVPVDCLPKEKHLTRDTTSDGQLEHNG is encoded by the exons ATGACCGGAGCCCTATGCCACCGGCAGAAGAAGATGATGGGTAGGGGTGCGGACGGAGGTTGCGGCACCGAGGAGAGGCTATGCCGCCCGATTTCTGGGGTCTCCAGTCGGAGGCCGGTGATCCAATCTGAGACTTCCGAGAAGCAATATGATGTTGGTGTCGATTTCTTTTCTCAGGCACGGAAAGCCCTTTGCCAACGTTCCCCTTTTGATGTCCCTGAAGGTGGTTCTGTGTCGGGGTTGAGTGTGCCAACGCTGCCCAGTGGACTGGCTAGTTTGTTGAAGCAGACTGATAGTAGGAAGAAGCATAAGAAGTCGCATTCGGGAGCAGATAAGAAGTCTTCCAGGCAGGGTGAAAAGGCTCGAGAAGCCAGCATTTGGGCTGAAACGGAAGTGTTTTTTCGGGACCTAGCATTGCCGGATATTGATGCTTTGTTTGAGATTATACCATCCAGGTTTTTAGCTGCTAGGAAGAAGTGTTTTATGATTCCTTATGTTGGAAATGTGCTAACAGGGAATTCAAATTTGTATGCTGAAGTGGATGAGAAGGCGAGTGTGAGTAGTGGGGAGAATTTTAATGGTGTGAATGAAAATGGTAATGTTGATAAAGAAGGGAAGGAGGTCGTCAGGGTTGAGGATTGGCACTTAATGGAAATTGATAACGTTGCAACGCAAGCTCAGTTTTCACCAAAGGAAACAGCAGGACACTTTTTTCCAGATTCAACTAGTAGTTTAGAGTGGCTTTTAGGTTCTAGGAGTAGGATATTATTATCTTCAGAGCGGCCTTCAAAGAAgcggaagcttgttggagaagATGCTGGGCTGGAGAAAATATTAGTTGCACGTCCATGTGACGGGGATTCATCTTTATGTCACTTTTGTTGCACTGGTGATACTGGAAAAGGATCAAACAGGTTAATTGTTTGTAGTTCTTGCAAGGTAGCTGTTCATCAGAAGTGCTATGGTGTGCAAAAAGATGTAGATAGTTCTTGGCTCTGTTCTTGGTGTGAGCTGACAAATGATGGCGATGGTACAGTGAAATCTTGTGTACTTTGTCCGAAGCAGGGTGGTGCATTAAAGCCTGTCCAAAAGAATGATGAAAATGGTTCATCTGTGGAGTTTGCTCACTTGTTTTGTTCATACTGGATGCCTGAGGTTTATATAGAAGACTTGACAAAGATGGAACCAATTATTAATGCGGGAGGAATAAATGACACCAGAAAGAAATTAGTCTGTAATGTATGCAAGGTGAAGAATGGTGCGTGTGTTCGGTGCAGTCATG GAACTTGCAGAACCTCATTCCATCCTATATGTGCAAGAGAAGCCAGGCATAGAATGGAAGTTTGGGGAAGATTTGGGTGTGATAAT ATTGAGTTACGGGCATTTTGCTCTAAGCATTCAGAAATCCATGATAAAAGCAGTTCCCCACAACATGGAGAACTTTGTGCTTCTGGCACAGACTCTTCTATCACCAACCAACTTTCGCTGCAATCtatggacaattctcaaaattcaaaaattagccAGAGTAATGGAGATAAAATTGCAGTGGGCATAGAAGGTCTAGATGATAAATCTGGTGATGGTGAGTTGCAGGAGATAGACGTGTCTGGTACCAGATCAAATGCCCAAGTTGCATCTGAATGTGGTGAGGCACAGCATCTGGTTGATGTGGGGTTGTTGGAGAGGACAAATGATGATGAACATAGCCCATTTAACTCTCTTAATTTTGCAATGATTTTGAAGAAG CTAATTGACCGAGGGAAAGTCAATGTAAAAGATATAGCATCGGAGATTGGACTCTCAGCTGATTCTTTGAGTGCTTCATTAAAT AATGATAGCTTGGCACCTGACCTGCAATGCAAAATAGTGAAATGGCTTAGTAATCATGCATATATGGGCACTTCcctgaaaaatataaaagttaatattAAGTCTTTGATTTCATCGAAGGATGAGACTGATGAGACTGGAATGGGTATTTCCGACGATATAATGGCCTCCAAGTCTGACATAGCAGATGTTGTAGCTGTCAAGCCTATGCCTCCTTGGAGAAGAACCAAGAATAATGTGAGGATTTTGAGGGATAACAAAATATTATGCTCCTCTGATGAAGCTACTGATGATATTGGGGTAGTGATGGATGAAGTTGGGGTTGATCTGCTTGCTAAGGAAGAAACAAatgatttaagtaaaatatcCATTCTTGATGCCACTGGAAGG AATTCTGCCAACCCTGATGTTTCCCAGGACTCTGCAGAGAGGCATTTTCACACATATGAAG GAAATTCAACTGATCTCTTAAATGACAGCCTTCATGGAAAGAGTCAATCAGAGAGGGCAATGACTCCTGAGAAGAAAACAGATCAAGGAAATTCTATTTGGTCGATTGTTAATCCAATTATCGCCGATCTCAT AAGAACTGAAGAATTTTCTAACTTCTACATTCACCCGTATACACAGAAGCAATTGCTGCAGATGCCCAATGGGTTGCTTTGCAAGAATAGAGTGG GTGCAAAGGAGGGAGATCTCTCTCGTCTGGTGGCATCTTCAAATGCTAGTGTTTGCTGCAGTCACCAAAGTGAACATTCAATGTGCAATGAAAAGAGTTGTCCTGTTGATGATTTAGAGCTGTCAGTTAAGGCTAGAAAATTGGGAGCTCTCAATTTTTCTCCAGAGGATGAAGTGGAAGgggaaattatattttatcagcATAGGTTACTGGGCAACGCAGTTTCAAGAAACCATGTTACCG ATAATTTAGTTTCTAGGGTTGCTAAAAGTCTACCACAGGAGGTTGAAGCATCAAGGACAAAGATATGGGATACTATGCTTGTTAATCGATATCTTTATGAGCTAAGAGAAGCAAAGAAGCAGGGCCGTAAAGAGAGAAGACATAAGGAGGCACAGGCAGTGTTGGCTGCTGCAACTGCTGCTGTAGCTGCTTCCTCCAGGATTTCATCAAGAAAAGATGGCTTGGAAGATTCTAGTCATCAAGAG AATGTATTGAAGCTGAATGCTTCTGTTGGAAGGGCCGGCATTAACTCTCAGACAAGAGCAAAAGATGCACTTTCTAGGAATGCTGTCTCAAGGACTCCATCTGAAAAGTACTCAGATATTGTTCAATCAGTTACAGATTTTTCTAAAGGACATCCTAGGTCGTGCGATATCTGCAGGAGATCTGAGACAGTACTGAATCCTATTTTAGTCTGTTCTGGCTGCAAG GTTGCAGTTCACTTGGATTGCTATCGCAACGTTAAAGAATCTACAGGTCCTTGGCGCTGTGAATTATGTGAAGAACTGTTCTCATCTAGATCCTCTGGAGCTCCATCTCTAAATTTTTGGGAGAAACCTTATCCTGCTGCAGAATGTGGCTTATGTGGTGGTACTACTGGTGCTTTTAGGAAATCTGTAGATGGCCAGTGGGTACATGCTTTCTGTGCTGAG tGGGTTCTTGAATCAACATTCAGAAGGGGACAAGTTAATCCTGTTGAGGGAATG CATTTGGCTTCAAGGGGGGTTGACGTTTGTTGTATATGTTGTTGCAAGCGTGGTGCATGCATTAAG TGTGGTTATGGTCACTGTCAGATCACTTTCCATCCCTCCTGTGCTAGAAGTGCTGGCTTCTGTATGAATGTGAAGCTTGGTGGTGGCAAATTGCATCACAAAGCTTATTGTGAACAGCACAGTGTGGAGCAGAGAGCaaag GCTGAAACTCAAAAACATGGAATTGAGGAGTTGAAAAACATGAAGCAAATTCGG GTTGAACTGGAAAGATTACGCCTTCTTTGTGAAAGAATAATCAAACGTGAAAAATTgaag CGAGAGTTGGTTCTTTGCTCACATGAAATACTTGCCTGTAAAAGAGATCATGTTACTCGTGCTGTGCTTGTTCATAGTCCCTTTTTCCATCCGGATGTTAGCTCCGAATCTGCAACAACTTCTCTCAAGGGCCATACAGATGATAACAAATCATGCAGTGAAGCAATGCGATCTGATGATGTAACTGTGGACAGTACACTTTCAGTGAAGCACCAAGCAAAGGTTTCTGTGCCTGTGGACAATTATCAAAGAACTGATGACAGCTCCACTTCCCAAAGCCTCTTTGTTCGGAAGCCAACTGAGAGGGTGCCATTTTCTGGGAAGCAAATCCCACACAGATATTCTCTTGCATCTCGTAATGCTTTGGATAATGCAGAATGGAACTCAAAATCCAGGAAG CCAATTGAAACATTTGAAAAGGAGCTGGTAATGACATCGGATGAAGCATCGATGAAGAATTCACGGTTACCAAAAGGATATTGTTATGTTCCTGTTGATTGTCTTCCCAAGGAGAAGCACCTCACACGAGATACCACTTCTGATGGACAGTTGGAGCACAATGGTTAG
- the LOC105786139 gene encoding uncharacterized protein LOC105786139 isoform X1, with amino-acid sequence MTGALCHRQKKMMGRGADGGCGTEERLCRPISGVSSRRPVIQSETSEKQYDVGVDFFSQARKALCQRSPFDVPEGGSVSGLSVPTLPSGLASLLKQTDSRKKHKKSHSGADKKSSRQGEKAREASIWAETEVFFRDLALPDIDALFEIIPSRFLAARKKCFMIPYVGNVLTGNSNLYAEVDEKASVSSGENFNGVNENGNVDKEGKEVVRVEDWHLMEIDNVATQAQFSPKETAGHFFPDSTSSLEWLLGSRSRILLSSERPSKKRKLVGEDAGLEKILVARPCDGDSSLCHFCCTGDTGKGSNRLIVCSSCKVAVHQKCYGVQKDVDSSWLCSWCELTNDGDGTVKSCVLCPKQGGALKPVQKNDENGSSVEFAHLFCSYWMPEVYIEDLTKMEPIINAGGINDTRKKLVCNVCKVKNGACVRCSHGTCRTSFHPICAREARHRMEVWGRFGCDNIELRAFCSKHSEIHDKSSSPQHGELCASGTDSSITNQLSLQSMDNSQNSKISQSNGDKIAVGIEGLDDKSGDGELQEIDVSGTRSNAQVASECGEAQHLVDVGLLERTNDDEHSPFNSLNFAMILKKLIDRGKVNVKDIASEIGLSADSLSASLNNDSLAPDLQCKIVKWLSNHAYMGTSLKNIKVNIKSLISSKDETDETGMGISDDIMASKSDIADVVAVKPMPPWRRTKNNVRILRDNKILCSSDEATDDIGVVMDEVGVDLLAKEETNDLSKISILDATGRNSANPDVSQDSAERHFHTYEGNSTDLLNDSLHGKSQSERAMTPEKKTDQGNSIWSIVNPIIADLIRTEEFSNFYIHPYTQKQLLQMPNGLLCKNRVGECEGRKDTLNEFYGAKEGDLSRLVASSNASVCCSHQSEHSMCNEKSCPVDDLELSVKARKLGALNFSPEDEVEGEIIFYQHRLLGNAVSRNHVTDNLVSRVAKSLPQEVEASRTKIWDTMLVNRYLYELREAKKQGRKERRHKEAQAVLAAATAAVAASSRISSRKDGLEDSSHQENVLKLNASVGRAGINSQTRAKDALSRNAVSRTPSEKYSDIVQSVTDFSKGHPRSCDICRRSETVLNPILVCSGCKVAVHLDCYRNVKESTGPWRCELCEELFSSRSSGAPSLNFWEKPYPAAECGLCGGTTGAFRKSVDGQWVHAFCAEWVLESTFRRGQVNPVEGMHLASRGVDVCCICCCKRGACIKCGYGHCQITFHPSCARSAGFCMNVKLGGGKLHHKAYCEQHSVEQRAKAETQKHGIEELKNMKQIRVELERLRLLCERIIKREKLKRELVLCSHEILACKRDHVTRAVLVHSPFFHPDVSSESATTSLKGHTDDNKSCSEAMRSDDVTVDSTLSVKHQAKVSVPVDNYQRTDDSSTSQSLFVRKPTERVPFSGKQIPHRYSLASRNALDNAEWNSKSRKPIETFEKELVMTSDEASMKNSRLPKGYCYVPVDCLPKEKHLTRDTTSDGQLEHNG; translated from the exons ATGACCGGAGCCCTATGCCACCGGCAGAAGAAGATGATGGGTAGGGGTGCGGACGGAGGTTGCGGCACCGAGGAGAGGCTATGCCGCCCGATTTCTGGGGTCTCCAGTCGGAGGCCGGTGATCCAATCTGAGACTTCCGAGAAGCAATATGATGTTGGTGTCGATTTCTTTTCTCAGGCACGGAAAGCCCTTTGCCAACGTTCCCCTTTTGATGTCCCTGAAGGTGGTTCTGTGTCGGGGTTGAGTGTGCCAACGCTGCCCAGTGGACTGGCTAGTTTGTTGAAGCAGACTGATAGTAGGAAGAAGCATAAGAAGTCGCATTCGGGAGCAGATAAGAAGTCTTCCAGGCAGGGTGAAAAGGCTCGAGAAGCCAGCATTTGGGCTGAAACGGAAGTGTTTTTTCGGGACCTAGCATTGCCGGATATTGATGCTTTGTTTGAGATTATACCATCCAGGTTTTTAGCTGCTAGGAAGAAGTGTTTTATGATTCCTTATGTTGGAAATGTGCTAACAGGGAATTCAAATTTGTATGCTGAAGTGGATGAGAAGGCGAGTGTGAGTAGTGGGGAGAATTTTAATGGTGTGAATGAAAATGGTAATGTTGATAAAGAAGGGAAGGAGGTCGTCAGGGTTGAGGATTGGCACTTAATGGAAATTGATAACGTTGCAACGCAAGCTCAGTTTTCACCAAAGGAAACAGCAGGACACTTTTTTCCAGATTCAACTAGTAGTTTAGAGTGGCTTTTAGGTTCTAGGAGTAGGATATTATTATCTTCAGAGCGGCCTTCAAAGAAgcggaagcttgttggagaagATGCTGGGCTGGAGAAAATATTAGTTGCACGTCCATGTGACGGGGATTCATCTTTATGTCACTTTTGTTGCACTGGTGATACTGGAAAAGGATCAAACAGGTTAATTGTTTGTAGTTCTTGCAAGGTAGCTGTTCATCAGAAGTGCTATGGTGTGCAAAAAGATGTAGATAGTTCTTGGCTCTGTTCTTGGTGTGAGCTGACAAATGATGGCGATGGTACAGTGAAATCTTGTGTACTTTGTCCGAAGCAGGGTGGTGCATTAAAGCCTGTCCAAAAGAATGATGAAAATGGTTCATCTGTGGAGTTTGCTCACTTGTTTTGTTCATACTGGATGCCTGAGGTTTATATAGAAGACTTGACAAAGATGGAACCAATTATTAATGCGGGAGGAATAAATGACACCAGAAAGAAATTAGTCTGTAATGTATGCAAGGTGAAGAATGGTGCGTGTGTTCGGTGCAGTCATG GAACTTGCAGAACCTCATTCCATCCTATATGTGCAAGAGAAGCCAGGCATAGAATGGAAGTTTGGGGAAGATTTGGGTGTGATAAT ATTGAGTTACGGGCATTTTGCTCTAAGCATTCAGAAATCCATGATAAAAGCAGTTCCCCACAACATGGAGAACTTTGTGCTTCTGGCACAGACTCTTCTATCACCAACCAACTTTCGCTGCAATCtatggacaattctcaaaattcaaaaattagccAGAGTAATGGAGATAAAATTGCAGTGGGCATAGAAGGTCTAGATGATAAATCTGGTGATGGTGAGTTGCAGGAGATAGACGTGTCTGGTACCAGATCAAATGCCCAAGTTGCATCTGAATGTGGTGAGGCACAGCATCTGGTTGATGTGGGGTTGTTGGAGAGGACAAATGATGATGAACATAGCCCATTTAACTCTCTTAATTTTGCAATGATTTTGAAGAAG CTAATTGACCGAGGGAAAGTCAATGTAAAAGATATAGCATCGGAGATTGGACTCTCAGCTGATTCTTTGAGTGCTTCATTAAAT AATGATAGCTTGGCACCTGACCTGCAATGCAAAATAGTGAAATGGCTTAGTAATCATGCATATATGGGCACTTCcctgaaaaatataaaagttaatattAAGTCTTTGATTTCATCGAAGGATGAGACTGATGAGACTGGAATGGGTATTTCCGACGATATAATGGCCTCCAAGTCTGACATAGCAGATGTTGTAGCTGTCAAGCCTATGCCTCCTTGGAGAAGAACCAAGAATAATGTGAGGATTTTGAGGGATAACAAAATATTATGCTCCTCTGATGAAGCTACTGATGATATTGGGGTAGTGATGGATGAAGTTGGGGTTGATCTGCTTGCTAAGGAAGAAACAAatgatttaagtaaaatatcCATTCTTGATGCCACTGGAAGG AATTCTGCCAACCCTGATGTTTCCCAGGACTCTGCAGAGAGGCATTTTCACACATATGAAG GAAATTCAACTGATCTCTTAAATGACAGCCTTCATGGAAAGAGTCAATCAGAGAGGGCAATGACTCCTGAGAAGAAAACAGATCAAGGAAATTCTATTTGGTCGATTGTTAATCCAATTATCGCCGATCTCAT AAGAACTGAAGAATTTTCTAACTTCTACATTCACCCGTATACACAGAAGCAATTGCTGCAGATGCCCAATGGGTTGCTTTGCAAGAATAGAGTGGGTGAGTGTGAAGGCAGAAAGGACACATTAAATGAGTTCTATG GTGCAAAGGAGGGAGATCTCTCTCGTCTGGTGGCATCTTCAAATGCTAGTGTTTGCTGCAGTCACCAAAGTGAACATTCAATGTGCAATGAAAAGAGTTGTCCTGTTGATGATTTAGAGCTGTCAGTTAAGGCTAGAAAATTGGGAGCTCTCAATTTTTCTCCAGAGGATGAAGTGGAAGgggaaattatattttatcagcATAGGTTACTGGGCAACGCAGTTTCAAGAAACCATGTTACCG ATAATTTAGTTTCTAGGGTTGCTAAAAGTCTACCACAGGAGGTTGAAGCATCAAGGACAAAGATATGGGATACTATGCTTGTTAATCGATATCTTTATGAGCTAAGAGAAGCAAAGAAGCAGGGCCGTAAAGAGAGAAGACATAAGGAGGCACAGGCAGTGTTGGCTGCTGCAACTGCTGCTGTAGCTGCTTCCTCCAGGATTTCATCAAGAAAAGATGGCTTGGAAGATTCTAGTCATCAAGAG AATGTATTGAAGCTGAATGCTTCTGTTGGAAGGGCCGGCATTAACTCTCAGACAAGAGCAAAAGATGCACTTTCTAGGAATGCTGTCTCAAGGACTCCATCTGAAAAGTACTCAGATATTGTTCAATCAGTTACAGATTTTTCTAAAGGACATCCTAGGTCGTGCGATATCTGCAGGAGATCTGAGACAGTACTGAATCCTATTTTAGTCTGTTCTGGCTGCAAG GTTGCAGTTCACTTGGATTGCTATCGCAACGTTAAAGAATCTACAGGTCCTTGGCGCTGTGAATTATGTGAAGAACTGTTCTCATCTAGATCCTCTGGAGCTCCATCTCTAAATTTTTGGGAGAAACCTTATCCTGCTGCAGAATGTGGCTTATGTGGTGGTACTACTGGTGCTTTTAGGAAATCTGTAGATGGCCAGTGGGTACATGCTTTCTGTGCTGAG tGGGTTCTTGAATCAACATTCAGAAGGGGACAAGTTAATCCTGTTGAGGGAATG CATTTGGCTTCAAGGGGGGTTGACGTTTGTTGTATATGTTGTTGCAAGCGTGGTGCATGCATTAAG TGTGGTTATGGTCACTGTCAGATCACTTTCCATCCCTCCTGTGCTAGAAGTGCTGGCTTCTGTATGAATGTGAAGCTTGGTGGTGGCAAATTGCATCACAAAGCTTATTGTGAACAGCACAGTGTGGAGCAGAGAGCaaag GCTGAAACTCAAAAACATGGAATTGAGGAGTTGAAAAACATGAAGCAAATTCGG GTTGAACTGGAAAGATTACGCCTTCTTTGTGAAAGAATAATCAAACGTGAAAAATTgaag CGAGAGTTGGTTCTTTGCTCACATGAAATACTTGCCTGTAAAAGAGATCATGTTACTCGTGCTGTGCTTGTTCATAGTCCCTTTTTCCATCCGGATGTTAGCTCCGAATCTGCAACAACTTCTCTCAAGGGCCATACAGATGATAACAAATCATGCAGTGAAGCAATGCGATCTGATGATGTAACTGTGGACAGTACACTTTCAGTGAAGCACCAAGCAAAGGTTTCTGTGCCTGTGGACAATTATCAAAGAACTGATGACAGCTCCACTTCCCAAAGCCTCTTTGTTCGGAAGCCAACTGAGAGGGTGCCATTTTCTGGGAAGCAAATCCCACACAGATATTCTCTTGCATCTCGTAATGCTTTGGATAATGCAGAATGGAACTCAAAATCCAGGAAG CCAATTGAAACATTTGAAAAGGAGCTGGTAATGACATCGGATGAAGCATCGATGAAGAATTCACGGTTACCAAAAGGATATTGTTATGTTCCTGTTGATTGTCTTCCCAAGGAGAAGCACCTCACACGAGATACCACTTCTGATGGACAGTTGGAGCACAATGGTTAG